The sequence ATTTTGTTAGTTGCTCTTCTTCTGAATCTCAAGGGCTGACCTATATTGAAGCCATGGCATCGGGGGTAAAATGTGTTGTTAAAGGCAACGAATACTTAAATCAATTGTTTACAGATAGTTCATTAGGAGTGACTTTTGAGCAAGATGAGGAATTTTCTGCTACCTTCCTTGCTTATCTAAAACAAGGGCACTTATTCCAAGACAATACTCAGAAAAGACAAGAGGCACTTTCTGCCATTTCAAGTGACACTTTTGGCGAAAAAATGTTATTGTTTTATCAAAAATCACAAAGCTATTATCAGGAAAAAGCGAAAGAACAAGCGGAAGAATCTAGTTCGATTAAGCTTTTTAAACGCTGGTAATGAATCTTTAAGGAGAGTTTCATGAGTAAAAAAAATCGTTTTTATCTCGTTCTAGTAGTAATTTTGGGAGCTTTTGTGCTCACACATGAACTCTCAAAAATCAGTTGGCAAAGTATGAAGACTGAATTTAGTCAACTGAACTGGGGCTGGTTGCTTATTGCAGCACTTTGTATGTTGTTCTATTGGGGAATGGAAGCCAGAGTCATTCAAGTTCTCTCTAAAAAAGAGAATAAAGATTTGTCCTTTGCACATGTATACCGTATCCCACTTATTGAGCATTTATTCAATTCTATTACCCCTTTTTCAACAGGAGGACAGCCAGCTCAACTTGTAGCACTTAGCCAAGCTGGTGTAGATCCAGGAGTAAGTGGTTCCATTTGTTTAATGAAATTCGTTATTTATCAAGTCCTAATTGTTGTGAATTTTATTGGTTGTGTTATTTTTGGGTTTAAAATTATTGAAACACAGCTAAATACACTATCATTGTTTGTTATTTTAGGTTTCTTAATACATGTAATTGTTGTAGTGGTACTCTTGATGCTGATGTATTGGTATCCGATGACCAATAAAATTGTTCATTTTTGTTTGAAGTTTGTCAAAAAATTTACAACAGAAGAACGTGGCTTGAAAATGGAACAATCAATTTTGCAAAAAATGGAAAACTTTTACGAAGAAAGTAAATATATACGCTCTCAAAAAAAATTAGTCTTGCGGGTGTGTGTGTTGACATTTTTCCAATTAGCCTTTTATTATGTTGTCCCTTATTTTATTTTGCTAAGCCTAGGGATACAAAATGTTAGTCTCTTTCATGTAGTAATTATGCACGCATTTATTATTTTGATTATTTCTTTGTTTCCAGTACCTGGAGGAGCAGGAGGAGCAGAATATACCTTTACTTTACTATTTGGAACATTCGTCCTTGTCAAAGCTAAGTTAGTTTTTGCCATCATTTTGTGGCGGATTATTACATTATATATGGGCATTGTTTTAGGTCTGGTTACTTTAGTATTTCGACCTAAATCACTTCGGAAAAAATCGATTGAAAACTAAATTCAATCGATTTTTCTTTTTCATTTGTTCAAGAAAGCGTATAATAGAATTGAAATAAAAGGGGGAAAAAGCATGACAAAAATAGGATTTATCGGTACAGGAGTAATGGGTACCTCTATCGGGCAACATCTGCTAGAGGCAGGACATACGTTGGCTGTTTTCAATCGTACGAAAAGTAAAACGGATCAGCTAGTCAAATTAGGTGCTACCTATAATGCAACGCCCAAAGAAGTCACGCTAAATAGTGATGTGATTTTTAGCATGGTTGGGTATCCTCAAGATGTAGAAAAGATTTATTATGGCGCAGAAGGGATTTTTTCTGCCGATGTAACAGGTAAATATTTAGTCGATATGACAACAAGTACACCATCACTTGCGATAAAAATCGAGAAAAAAGCCCAAGAATTGGGAGCTAAATCATTGGATGCTCCTGTTTCTGGTGGGGATATTGGAGCTCAAAAGGGGACGCTTACAACAATGGTTGGTGGTGAAACCGAGACTTATCAAGAGCTTTTGCCTTTATTTAAGGTATTTAGTAGCAAAGTGAACTTACAAGGTGGGCCTGGTGCTGGGCAACATACTAAAATGGCAAACCAAATTATGATTGCAGGTACTATGACAGGTATGACAGAATTATTAGTCTACGCACAACATGCAGGCTTAGATGTTGAGAAAGTACTGGATACGGTTGGTGGGGGGAGCGCGGCAAACTGGTCACTAACTAATTATGCTCCACGTATTTTGCAACAAGATTATTCTGCGGGTTTCTTTGTTAAACATTTCATTAAAGATTTGGGAATTGCACTAGATGAAGCAAAAAAAATGAAAGTGCAATTACCAGCAACTGAACAAGCCAAAAAAATGTATGATGAATTAGCACATTTGGGTTTTGAAAATGATGGAACGCAAGCGTTAATTAAATTGTGGTGGAACAAAGGAATTTATGAAAATTAAAATTTGATTAATAAAAAAAAAAGTTTAAAAAAAAAAGCATTTTTTCATGCAGGATGGCACATAGTTTGCTACAATGTACAAGAACGTGATTACAAAGGAGGGTATCCCCCATGAAAAATTCGCAATTGGTTGCCATTATTAAACGTTTAGAGGCAATGATTGATGCACAAGATAACGAAATTCAAGTTCGTCGCTTTGAAAAAGAAGGAAATGAGCGTTGTGTTGTCAGCTATGATAGTAGTAGTGAAATGTTTGATCTAACTGAAACAGGTGCACAACAAGGATATGAATTTGATGATATTGACCTTGTCGCAATGGAAATTTATGAATTATTGCAAGATTAACTTTAAAATCTAAAAAGAGTTTGGGTATGCTAATGCGCTACCCAAACTCATTTTATTCTCTCTAAACAACAACGAAAAAAAAGAGAAGTGGGTGACAATATGGGGGAACAAATTCCATTTCCATTAAATTTCAAACGGTATCAAGAAATTGGTGAAGAGGCATTATTGAATGAAAAGTATGATGTTGCTTGTGAAAACTTTGAAAATGCGTATGAAATGGAGCAAGACTTTTCTATCAATACACGCTTAGTTTATACATTGTTGCAGATACATCAAGTGAAAAGAGCTCTGAAAGTAGCAAATGAAATGAAGACTACTTATTTTTCGCAGCAAAAACAGCTTCCTTTATTAATCGAAACATTACTGCTAAATAAG is a genomic window of Vagococcus entomophilus containing:
- a CDS encoding lysylphosphatidylglycerol synthase transmembrane domain-containing protein; translated protein: MSKKNRFYLVLVVILGAFVLTHELSKISWQSMKTEFSQLNWGWLLIAALCMLFYWGMEARVIQVLSKKENKDLSFAHVYRIPLIEHLFNSITPFSTGGQPAQLVALSQAGVDPGVSGSICLMKFVIYQVLIVVNFIGCVIFGFKIIETQLNTLSLFVILGFLIHVIVVVVLLMLMYWYPMTNKIVHFCLKFVKKFTTEERGLKMEQSILQKMENFYEESKYIRSQKKLVLRVCVLTFFQLAFYYVVPYFILLSLGIQNVSLFHVVIMHAFIILIISLFPVPGGAGGAEYTFTLLFGTFVLVKAKLVFAIILWRIITLYMGIVLGLVTLVFRPKSLRKKSIEN
- a CDS encoding NAD(P)-dependent oxidoreductase; the encoded protein is MTKIGFIGTGVMGTSIGQHLLEAGHTLAVFNRTKSKTDQLVKLGATYNATPKEVTLNSDVIFSMVGYPQDVEKIYYGAEGIFSADVTGKYLVDMTTSTPSLAIKIEKKAQELGAKSLDAPVSGGDIGAQKGTLTTMVGGETETYQELLPLFKVFSSKVNLQGGPGAGQHTKMANQIMIAGTMTGMTELLVYAQHAGLDVEKVLDTVGGGSAANWSLTNYAPRILQQDYSAGFFVKHFIKDLGIALDEAKKMKVQLPATEQAKKMYDELAHLGFENDGTQALIKLWWNKGIYEN
- a CDS encoding YkuJ family protein; its protein translation is MKNSQLVAIIKRLEAMIDAQDNEIQVRRFEKEGNERCVVSYDSSSEMFDLTETGAQQGYEFDDIDLVAMEIYELLQD